Proteins from one Triticum aestivum cultivar Chinese Spring chromosome 7A, IWGSC CS RefSeq v2.1, whole genome shotgun sequence genomic window:
- the LOC123146907 gene encoding uncharacterized histidine-rich protein DDB_G0274557, whose protein sequence is MTHGHHHISMPDSSSAMMHSHHHHASISMPAVSPAMTHGHHQHHHQQHAGGGHHHHHHGRHHHHQDSQQPAAYPGFAVPYTYPSPSQASTTTVWAPVLEPTPDNCENDARLFGAVMCVICFIVIELPILLYTFVVNR, encoded by the exons ATGACGCACGGCCACCATCACATCTCCATGCCGGATTCTTCTTCGGCGATGATGCACAGCCACCACCATCATGCCTCGATCTCGATGCCGGCAGTGTCTCCGGCCATGACACACGGCCAccaccaacatcatcatcaacaacacgccggcggtggccaccatcatcatcaccacggccgccaccaccaccatcaaGACAGCCAGCAGCCGGCGGCGTATCCGGGGTTCGCTGTCCCGTACACGTACCCGTCTCCTAGCCAGGCGTCCACGACCACGGTTTGGGCGCCGGTCCTCGAGCCCACGCCGGACAActgcgagaacgacgcccgcctcTTCGGAGCCGTCATG TGTGTGATCTGCTTTATAGTCATCGAGCTGCCCATCCTCCTCTACACATTCGTGGTCAACCGATGA